The DNA segment GTCCAGCTGCATGACGATGTCCGAATTCAGGATCGTCTGGATCTGCATGCTGACTTCGGGCGACATGAAGAGCTTGTCGCCGTTGACGGGGCTCTGGAAGTGCACGCCCTCTTCGGTGATCTTGCGCATGGAGCCCAGCGACCAGACCTGGAAACCGCCCGAGTCGGTCAGGATGGGCTTGTCCCACTTCTCGAAGCCATGCAGACCGCCGAAGGACTTCATGATGTCCAGGCCCGGGCGCATCCACAGGTGGAAGGTGTTGCCCAGGATGATCTGCGCGCCCATTTCTTCCAGGCTGCGCGGCATCACGCCCTTGACGGTGCCATAGGTGCCCACGGGCATGAAGATGGGGGTCTGGACCTTGCCGTGGTTCAGGGTCACGGTGCCACGGCGTGCGTGGCTGGTCGGATCGGTCTTGAGAAGGTCAAACTGCAGCATGATGGCGCGCATTGTCCCAGATGGATGACACCGGTGTTTGCTCTGGCATGGGTTGTGCCGGAATCTGCAGGGTGTCTATAGTGGGGACAAGTGGTCAATCGATCGACAAGGAGGTAGTGCAATGACAAGAATATTGGTGGCTGTGGACGGCTCCCCTTATGCGCTGGAAGCCGTACGCCATACGGTGGCGCTGGCGCGCAGCGGTTTGCGCGCCACGGTGGTGCTGGCCCAGGTGCAGGAAGAGGCTTCGTTCCTGGAGCTGGCCACCCAGGATGGGGATGCGATTGCCAATGCGGCCATGGAAGCCGGTGCCCATCTGGCCGCGCCGGCGGTGGTGGAGTTGCAGCTGGCGGATGTGCCCCACGAAGTGGAAGTGGCGCTGGGCGAACCGGCTCCCACGCTGGTGGACATGGCCGAACGCCTGCAGTGCGACCAGATCGTGATCGGTGCGCGGGGCATGGGGGCCTTGCGCGGGGCGCTGATGGGCTCCGTGTCGCAGTACGTGCTCAAGCACAGCCCGATGCCGGTCACCGTGGTGAAGCCGCGCGTGGATGAGGCGCGGGACGTGCTGGGTGAAGAAGGTGCCCAGGTCATGGCCGACGGGGTGACGCCGCTGTCCATCCAGGCCGGCCTGTAAGCGGCCGGACCGGGCAGCCGCCCGGCCAGAAAGAACGGGACCGCGGTCCCGTTTGGTTTTTCAGAGGGTGGGCCTCAGGCCGCCTGGCGCCGGAAAGGGTTGGCACCCTGGCAGCTGGATTGCAGCTTGCCATGGGGCAGGGTGGCCAGGCGCTGGAACATGCGGCGGCAGTAGCCGCGTATCCACAGGCATTTGTTGATTTCGTCCACCGGCAGGGGGCCGGAGATCACGATGATATCGTCGGCTTCGTCCCAGAGACCTGCCGAGCGCAGGCGCCGCCGCATGGTCAGGGCCCAGGAATGGATGCGCAGCGGGTTGCCGTGCTGGTGCACCTCGCCGGTGTGCATGTCAAAGGCAATGGCCACATCTGCGGTTTTCAGCTTGAAGCGGCGCTCACCTGTGACTGCGCTGGGTTTTTCGCGCATGTCATACAGGTAGTAGTTGCCTGCCTTGAGCTGATATTGCAGATCCATTGTGGTCCTCTGGGAAGCGCATTGTCAGCGAAACACCGGCAGCAGAACCTGCGATGAAACAGGGATTGATGCCTTTAATCGAATATGCCCAGTGCATTGCACTTGTGCATGTGGCGCATTCTGAGGGGCAGATCTGCTGCCGTGCAAGAACGTTCGCCCAGAGAAATCGGAAACAGTCTGTGATTCTGTACGAAGGCCAGGACCGGCGGTAGCCCAGCGTCCTGGCCTAAGTGGTTGCTCAGAAATCCAGCAGGCTCAGGCCCACGCTGAACACGGTCCGTTTGTAGTTGTAGTCGATCAGGCTGTCGCCATAGCCGCTGAACAGCTGCACATGCAGGCGCAGATTGCTCTTGCCGCCATTCCAGCCTTCGCCCAGGGTCCGCAGCCATTCGACGCGGCCGGACCCCTTGCCCTTGCCCAGCGAACCGCGCGCGGTCACGCCCAGGTAGTTCTGGTCGTTGATATTCCAGCCCAGCTTGACTTCGCCCCGGCCGATGTAATTCTGGATGCCCGGGTTGTCGTCGTCGCCCGAGCCTTCGGGGATGCGTTTCCACAGGCGGGCATTCACCTGCCAGCGTTTGCCCAGCTCGGCGCCGGTCATCAGGTACCAGCGGTTCCAGCTGCGCGACAGCGGCTCGCTCTGGCCATTGGACTGGTGCACCAGGCCCACGCCGCTGTAGCGCCAGCGCCAGCCGAACGGCAGCTGGGCGTCGGTGGGGTAGACGTAGAAGATTTCCGGCTCGTGGTCGGTGGTGCGGAACGGGCGTGAGATGTCGCCGTTGAACACCTGCCAGTAGGACTGCTGGGTGTAGCCCACCCACAGCGAGTCCTTGCGGCCCGTGCTGGAGTCGGTCAGCAGGCCCGAGGCGATCTTGGTGCGGGCCGACAGCTGGATGCGCATTTCCTGGGTCTTGTACGGCTGCTCGGTCGAGGCGGCCTTGCCGGGCGAACTGGGCTGCTCGTTCACATGGTCGGCTGTGGTCAGCGACACCGACATGGGCCGGTAGCCACGGAAGCTGAATGTGCCGCAGTCCGAGCCGGGTTCCAGCTCGAAGAAGCGCGACATTTCGCTGTAGCGTGGATCGCGGCAGCCGCCGTTGGTGGGCTGCAGGCCCTGGCCGGAGACATCGGCCACCACCATCGGTTCCTGGGCGGCCTGCTGCACGGTCTGCTGGACACCCTGCTGTGGCGCAGCCGCCTGCTCCTGGGCACTGGCCGCCGGGGCATGGAACAT comes from the Comamonas terrigena NBRC 13299 genome and includes:
- a CDS encoding universal stress protein, with the translated sequence MTRILVAVDGSPYALEAVRHTVALARSGLRATVVLAQVQEEASFLELATQDGDAIANAAMEAGAHLAAPAVVELQLADVPHEVEVALGEPAPTLVDMAERLQCDQIVIGARGMGALRGALMGSVSQYVLKHSPMPVTVVKPRVDEARDVLGEEGAQVMADGVTPLSIQAGL
- a CDS encoding phospholipase A gives rise to the protein MQATPLTLTRALPGATALATLAICGAWGLPAPAQAAEPLTGDAWRQCAATTDNQARLACFDGWAQQQQPLTPPPATMFHAPAASAQEQAAAPQQGVQQTVQQAAQEPMVVADVSGQGLQPTNGGCRDPRYSEMSRFFELEPGSDCGTFSFRGYRPMSVSLTTADHVNEQPSSPGKAASTEQPYKTQEMRIQLSARTKIASGLLTDSSTGRKDSLWVGYTQQSYWQVFNGDISRPFRTTDHEPEIFYVYPTDAQLPFGWRWRYSGVGLVHQSNGQSEPLSRSWNRWYLMTGAELGKRWQVNARLWKRIPEGSGDDDNPGIQNYIGRGEVKLGWNINDQNYLGVTARGSLGKGKGSGRVEWLRTLGEGWNGGKSNLRLHVQLFSGYGDSLIDYNYKRTVFSVGLSLLDF